The following nucleotide sequence is from Triticum dicoccoides isolate Atlit2015 ecotype Zavitan chromosome 7B, WEW_v2.0, whole genome shotgun sequence.
GGATTTGTATTCGGAAGAGGTTTTCCATAGTATATATAACTTTGTGACATGTAGTTTATATTTTAGTAGTTATTACAAGAGGTTTTCTTCCTTTCTTTGAGGGTTTCCTTTCATGCCGTGTACAGGAGTAATTGAGCAGTCTTCAGAGCGTGACCTATTGATGCTTGAAACGGAATTACTTACTGCCACCGCCACCGATCCATTGTGCTATTTCACAATGGCATGATGCCTTTGCAAACCTGTGGGGACTATATTTTAACTACCATCTTCAATGGAAAAGGCAATGGCCTGCTACGCATCTACATGAAGGCATTTTATAAGCGAAGATGAAGATTTCATAAAGTACAACAACTCGCCAGGAAAGAAGGATCAGCCATGCTCCTTGTCATGCCACTCTTGTCAGAAAGGAATGGTACAAGAGTATGTTTTGGGGGACTATGTGCAGAAGCAGAACTGCTGTGTCATTGTGCTATTTCACAAATTTCAAAAGTCTTGACAGGCAGTTGTGTATTTTATATGTGCAGAAGTGATGTGTTTTTGGTGGACCTATGTATTCTTCATTGACACTATCCTTGCTTGGTTCAGAGATGCATTTCTGAACTGAAAGATAGGGTTGCTAGAGGACATAGCAGCTCTCAGCTCTGAGTAATAACACGTCGAGTTGAGTGATTCATGTCATCCATGAAAATAAAATGGAAGCTCCCTAAGAAACACAGAAGTTGTCGTATTACAATTTAGTTTTCGGACTTTGCAGGTTTGTATGAATGCTTTTGCGGACCTGTGATTCTCTCTTATTGTTACAGGAATCTGGAAGCGGGCCTGGAGATTCAGAGGTGCGGTGGAAAATGTTGGATGCAAGCCAAGCAAAGTCAAGCTGGCGGAGGAGCAGAGAGCTCCCATGGAGGCTAACTGGCTTAAGGCGCCGGAGAGGACGGTAGCAGCTCGGCCCGGCATCTCAATCGCAATCTACCGAAACTACCACAACTTTGGCGGCTGCAGGATCCTGAATCACTTGGCTTTGCCTGCTTTGGCGATGTAGCATATACCCTATTGTGTTTGTTAAGATGCAAAGAACATCTATTTTCTCCTGATTTGTTTGCTAGAAATGTTTGGGGAAGTTGCTACATTGGTGCTGATGGCGGTCACGGGAAAATTGTGGACGTGTTCTGGTGTATCTAGTGTCTTTCTTTTTGGCTCCTGTTTGCAGCCATTTgaacatgaaaaagaaaaggtTTCTGGAATTCATATGCATGCACTGAACTCACTTTTGAGTACATTTATATGAAACCTGATGCTCTGAAAGTTGGTGTTTGCATGCACCAGGTTTGTATGATATCCATCTGTATGCTTTATGAATATCCAGCCTCTAGATGTTGTTGCTTCAAATTCCTAACTGAATATATTAGGTTCTATGGAACGGAACCATCTATTTGCACAGAGTACCAACAAAAACATGCAGGCTCGGCGCGCAAGAAATTGGCAGCAACTATAGATGAACTAATCAGAAACATCATAATAAAAGAAATCAACTGACTCATCCATTCATGCAGAGAAAAGCTTAGTTCTCACTTCTAGACCAAGGAACACACAGAATATATATTATATAACCAAAGTCGACACAATTGGCCAAGCTAATCTTCCAACACAAACATCGGTATGATTCTTAGTTCTTAGAGGCTAGTGTTGGTAAAAGCCAACATAATACGGACATATCCTGCGTACATACATAAGTACATGCATACGCTTAATACAGACATATCAAACAACATGCTGGCAGATTTGTAGCACGATCTTGAAACTCCTCCATCCAACTACAGATGTTATGGCCCAGGCAAGACCATATATAGAAGCAGGTAGCAAGCGAGCTCAGATCTGCATACATATATTCAGTTAGgaatttgaagcaacaacagcagaTGCAGTGAGGATTTTTCCTATCCCATTTTCCTAGGAAGGAGGCATGTGCGAAATTGCATAGATTAAGAACAAAGGCACACAATCTGCTTATTCGTGCTCACCAAGAATTCCGGAACCATCTTATTGCAGTTTGGAAGCAACATTATAAGAAATTAGCAGAACATGATATGTGAACTCTATGTTCTAGAAAACACAACATGCTAAATAAGGAGTATTCACAAATAGAACACTCGGGGCCTTCAAATATCAGCTTACTGGTTATGCAACATTCCTGTTTTGAACAACATCGCTCAATTGAATGGATGATGTGTAAGTGCAAAGTATGACTAAACATGTACTATATGAAGATGCCAACGTGAAGGACATTTTCTCTCCTAAGATATGGAGcaataaaattagttttccaaactaGTATGTAATCGCTTTTTTTCCATTAACCTTCGCATTCAAAGATAATTATTAAACATCTGTGCAGAGACAACCCATGCATTGCCTTCTCATTCAAATATAATAATCAAACATCTGTGCAGAGACAACTGTGCTAGTACAACAAGCAAAACATAAGCCCAAtgacaacacaaaataaaatagttAGGCTTACCAGTTGATCAAATAGTTGGTTCCGATAACACCGGTGGGAAGCTAAAGTATGGGAGGGCAAGCTTGCGATTGGAGAAGTCCACCAGCTTGGAACAGACCTTGGTCATTTCATAAGTCTTGACCTCCATTGAGTAACAATCCACATTCtcaataggattaccttctggagcGCCTTGGAAGAACAAGAATCCCTCGGCTGCGCCCACCGTGGAAATGGAATAGTCATGATACTGCTCAGGCAGGTGTACGATCTTCTTCAGCTTCCATTCTTGGTAATTATTCTGCAAAGAGGTGTGGTAGAGAGCAAAGGACCCGTGTTGACCGACAAGAGAAAACATCTCAAGGGCTCCGCCTCCTAGTCTACCCGCAACAACTGCATTCGGCCGCCGCCGATGAAAGCTCTGGTCATCCAGATCCTTGAGCTCTTTATGGCAGCCGGTGAGAAGATCAACAGTGGAGAACATCATGGTGCGTGTGTCCAGCACCATCAAATGGTGACTCCAGTGATAAGGTTCTGTCCAGTAGAAGCAGCCGCGCACGCAGTCAAAACATGACAAGTATTCCAAACAAGGGAAGCTGGGAGACTCAACCATGGACCATTGCCTACTTGTGGATGAAAAGACAAAGAGGACGAGCTTTGCCGGGTATCTTGCAAAGCATATCACCTTGAAGGGCTCCTCCTCTCCATCGTCCCCGGTGTTGGGAGCGAGCACGGGCTCGAATGCCCAAAGGCGATCTTGCGGCTGGGCGGCGAGGTCCTTGGGTATGGTTGGAAGCAGCATGTATCTGCGGGATAAGGGATGGCAGACTGCGAGCTGGAACTCGGCGGCTTTGCACAACTCCCGTTTGGTCCGGGGACCATCTTCGTAGTCACCGATGAGGATCCTTTCTTCGGAGTAGCCCCAGCTCTTGATGATGCAGTGGTAGAGGGGGGTCCAATCGAGGAGGACGCGGCCGTCCCGGACGTCGCGGGGCCGCCAGCGGGGGCCTTCCCCCTGCGGGACGCAGGAGGAGGAAAAAGAAACGACGTCCGGGACCGGGATGAAGGAGAAATCGGCGGCGGAGGGGGCTACGGCGACGGCGAGCGGGGCGGAGGGGTGCGGCGCCTGGGCGGGGTGGAATCCGCCCGCGTCCATGAAGCCGAGGAGGGGAGGCCGGTGCAGCGCGCGGAAGCGGCGGCCGAAGGCGCGGGCTTTGATGACGCGGCGGAAGGACGTGCAGGCGGCGGAGGCGAGGGCGAGCGCGTTCAGGCTGGGCACGCGGAGGAAGATCTCCTCCAGGAGCTCGTCCGGGACGGGGATGGAGGCCGGTGCCGGCGCCGGCGCGGCCATGGCAGCCGTGGTGGAGGTCTGAGATAGATGGGTCAACTCTCCCGTATATCTCTTGTATTACATCTGATCTGAACTGTTACATAAgtagaagagagagggagagagcgcaGCGGTAGCAGGGGCACACGCAGGTGCATGCAGTCCGTAACAGAAGGGATAGCAGGGGCACACGCAGGTGCATGCAGTCCGTAACAGAAGGACGTGCCTACAGACTAGGGAGAGGTCGTTACATCAAGTGTACACGTACGGTGTTTAACAGCCCCCCGCAGTCGTAACATCACCTGCCGTGATGTTTAGGCTGGATCGAAATTGAGAGAACACCAAGGAAGGTAGTCCCTTTGTAAATATGTCCGCAAACTGAGATGTAGTAGGCACATGGAGCACACGCGCTTCTCCAAGGTTGACACGGTCCGAACAAAGTGTAGGTCAATCTCAACGTGCTGCACCGGGTTGGAGGACAAATACATGGCACTTACATTGTCACAATAGACCACGGTGGCACGGGTAGGAGGAAGGCGGAGATCAGTCAATAGCTGCCGGAGCCAACATGATTCCGCGACACAATTCGCCACTGCACGGTACTCAGCCTCGGCACTGGAACGAGAGACGGTGTGCTGccgcttggaagaccaagacacaagattgTTGCCCAAGAAAACACAGAAGCCGAAGGTGGATTTACGAGTGTCCGGACAACCGGCCCAATCGGCATCGGAATAAGCAATCAAATCATGTGAGGTGGAGCGGTAGAGCTGCAGGCCAAAGTGAGTGGTGCCTCGAATATAGCGGAGTATCCGCTTGATAAGCTGAAAATGGGAGTCGCGGGGATCATGCATGAATAGGCAAACCTGTTGGACGGCATAGGAAAGGTCGGGACGTGTCAAggtgaggtactggagagcaccgGTAAGGCTGCGGTATAAGGAAGGGTCGGTATATGGTGCTCCATCTGTGGAAGAGAGTTTCGAGCGGGTGTCGATGGGTGTAGAGATGGGGTTACAGTTGAGCATTTTGGCACGATCTAAAATTTTGAGAGCATATTGTTCTTGGGACAAAAAAATGCCATGGGTGTTGCGGTGTACATTGATGCCTAAAAAATGATGAATGTCGCCTAAATCACTCATAGAGAATTCACACTTCAGAGAATTGATGATGGAATGTAGAAGTGTTGTGGCATTAGCAGtgaggatgatatcatcaacataaaggagtaGATACGCAATTTGCGTGCCACGATGCAGTATGAAGAGTGATGAATCACACTTAGATGCTACAAAGCCGATGCCGTGAAGGAAGGTGGTGAAGCGAGTGAACCAAGTGcgcggggcttgtttgaggccatagagtGATTTGTGTAGGCGACATACATGAGTGGGCTTAGTGGAATCAATGAAACCAGAGGGTTGTTGGCAATATACCGTCTCGCGAAGATGACCATGCAGAAAAGCGTTTTTGACGTCAAGCTGATGCATGGGCCACGACTGAGAAGTGGCAAGGCTAAGGACCACACGGATGGTGGCCGGCTTGACCACAGGACTGAAAGTTTCGCCATAGTCCACCCCTTCCCGCTGAGTGAAGCCGCGAAGAACCCAACGTGCCTTGTACCGGGCGAGAGAGCCATCCGGATTTAGCTTATGACAATAGATCCATTTGCCAGTCACAACGTTCACACCTGCAGGACAAGGAACCAAAGACCAAGTGTCATTCTGCATCAAGGCATTATATTCGTCTAACATCGCGTTGTGCCAATTGGGATCCCTAAGTGCAGATTTGTAGGTGGCCGGAAGTGGCGAAATAGGAGACACcgtgagaaccttaggcataaaatACCCGGCTTTGGCACGCGTTTTCATCTTGTGTGCGTTCTCGGGTGGAGTAACGGGAATAGACTGGGGTGGCAGAGGTGGAACTTGTGGCTTGGTAGGAGAGGGTGGCGCGGAAGCAGAGGTGCATGCGGGCGAGAGGGAGGCGGTGGGAGGGCTAGCAGGCGCGGTTGGGGCGGGCAAGCGGGCAGATGTGGCAGGTGGGGATTCGGGAGCAGGTTGCGAGGCTGATCCGATCGATTGGGTGGGCCTGGAAGCGGGCGACGTTTGGGTTTGGTCAGCAGCGCCGGTTGTAGATTTGTTTGGGTAGTCCGAGGTAGGTGGGGCGTGGCCATCAAGGAGGATCGGCGGAAGCTGCGTGGGAGGTGGGGAATCCGGTGCAGGAGGAGAGTTTGTGGCGGGCGGTGTGGGCACAGTATATGGAAACTGTGTCTCGTCAAATATGACGTGCCGAGAAATAAAAACCCTGCGGGAAGAGAGATCGAGGCAACGGTACCCTTTGTGTTCAAGGGGATATCCGAGAAAAACACAACGTACAGAACGTGGAGATAATTTGTGTGGGGCGGTAGCATAGGTATTTGGAAAGCAAAGACAACCAAAGGCGCGAAGGTGGTCATAGGAGGGGTGAGCACCGTGGAGAAGATAGTAGGGTGTGTTAAAATTAATCGGGCTAGATGGACGCCGGTTGAGGAGATACGTGGCGGTGTGAAGTGCTTCGACCCAAAAGGGAGGTGGGAAGTTGGCTTGGATGAGTAGGGTGCGCACAATATCATTGGTAGATCGAATGAGGCGTTCGGCTTTGCCGTTTTGGGGCGAGGTGTGTGGGCATGAGAGGCGAAAAGTGATACCATAATCGGAGAAGAAAGTGCGAAGAGATGTGTTGATGAATTCACCACCATTGTCACATTGTAAGCATTTAATGAGAACATGAAATTGCGTGAGGACATATTGGAAGAAGCGTTGTAGGGTGGGGGAGGTGTCGGATTTGGAGCGCAACGGAAAAGACCATGAATAATGTGAGAAATCATCCAAGATAATAAGGTAATATTGAAAACCATAAAAACTAGCAACCGGTGAAGTCCACAAATCACAGTGAATTATTTGAAAGGGGCCGGTGGTACATGTTCTAGAGGAAGGGAAAGGGAGACGGGGTTGCCGGCCAAGCTGGCAAGATGAGCATACAGGGGTCGGTTTATTACAAAGCTGAATAAAATCACGAGAAAGACGTGAGAGAGTAGCGTGGCCGGGGTGACCAAGCCGTTTGTGCCAGGTATCACCGTCGACCGCAACGGAGAGAGCCATCGTGGTGTGCTCCGAATCACCATGGAAGGGGTAGAGTGGACCTGGGCTATTGGAGCGCATGAGAACCGTCCTGCTGGCGAGATCCTTCACATCAAAGCCGAAAGGGTCAAATTCGACGGAACACCAATTTTCAGTAGTAAATTTACGAACCCCAAtaaggttggtgatgatggatgGTGATACAAGAACATCATTAAGGGTAAAGTTTGTGGGTGAGAGAGTAGTGGATCCAGATGCAACAATAGGGAGCTGATGGCCATTACCAACGGTGATGCTAGAAGAATTAAGCCGTGAAGGAGAGTGACAGATGGAGAGGTTACCTTGCTGACCTGTGACGTGTGAAGAGGCGCCTGAATCCATTATCCAGTCGGTGGCGCTGTTGGGGTGTTGGGTCGCGACGTTGTTGTAGGCCTGGTGAAACAAGGCCTGCTGATCCCAGCTAGAGGGCCCCGGCAGCAGTGTTGGAGCAGCAGGAAAGGGCGCCGGCGTGGGGTAGTTTGCCGATCCAGGAGTCGCATACGGGGCAGCAGCAAAGGGCCCGAGCGTGGTGTAGGACCCCGATCCAGGGGCAGGTGCAGCAGCAGGGAAGGGCGTCGGGCCGGAGTACATAACCGGATACGCCTGCGTGGGAGCGGCGGGACGAGGGCCGAGCACACCAGCGGCGTTCGGTGGCACCCACGCCGGGCGAGGTAGAGCCGCCCCATAGGGCGCAAAATAGCCCATCCATGGAGTGATGGCAGCAGGCTGGGGCGGTGCACGCCCGCTGTCGCCGCGACCGCGCCCTCGGCCGCGGCCACGCCCGTAGCCGCCGGTGCCTTGCCCAccgccgccttggccgccgccACCTTGGCCTCCTCCACCGGGGCCAGCAGAGCCCTGGCCGCCGCCGGGCACGGAACCAGCAGAGGAATCAGGGCCGCCATGTCCAGAGGAGTTGCCGGGGACGCCGCGAGCACCACCGGAGGGGTTGATGCTGCGAGCACCAGTCGAGGAAGAGGAGTCGCCTAGTCCACCATGGATGACAAGGGCCGAGGTGCCCTCAAGCAGGGCCCGTTGCTGCATCTTCTCCTCGGCCGCAGAGAGCCGAGAGACGGCGGTCTCGAA
It contains:
- the LOC119335691 gene encoding uncharacterized protein LOC119335691, with translation MAAPAPAPASIPVPDELLEEIFLRVPSLNALALASAACTSFRRVIKARAFGRRFRALHRPPLLGFMDAGGFHPAQAPHPSAPLAVAVAPSAADFSFIPVPDVVSFSSSCVPQGEGPRWRPRDVRDGRVLLDWTPLYHCIIKSWGYSEERILIGDYEDGPRTKRELCKAAEFQLAVCHPLSRRYMLLPTIPKDLAAQPQDRLWAFEPVLAPNTGDDGEEEPFKVICFARYPAKLVLFVFSSTSRQWSMVESPSFPCLEYLSCFDCVRGCFYWTEPYHWSHHLMVLDTRTMMFSTVDLLTGCHKELKDLDDQSFHRRRPNAVVAGRLGGGALEMFSLVGQHGSFALYHTSLQNNYQEWKLKKIVHLPEQYHDYSISTVGAAEGFLFFQGAPEGNPIENVDCYSMEVKTYEMTKVCSKLVDFSNRKLALPYFSFPPVLSEPTI